A stretch of DNA from Papio anubis isolate 15944 chromosome 4, Panubis1.0, whole genome shotgun sequence:
TCAGTGAGTGTCAGAATCACATGGTTCAGGTATTGGGGATTAACCAAGATCCACATATGACATTGGTACATATGCACACCAAAAATTCAGAAGTTTATTGCATGTGAAAATCCCATGACACATTTTCTGCGCTTTCTCAGACTCTTTTGGCATTGCCTCAAGAACCTGCAGCCACTGGCTTTGCTGGGCAGGCAGCTCTACTCTTGTCTGTGGGGTTCCAGCACCTAGGCTAGCCAGTCCCACACCCAGTTTTTGTGTCTTCCCTCAAGACTCGAATGAAATGTCATACCCAGGAATGTGTAATCTGGTTTTAAGAGAGACTGCTTTGGCCAGATGAAGCAACTAGAAGGGTAGTAGAGTTGGCTCACTGTCAGGGGGAGTTTGACAGGTGGAAATAGGCAACAAGAAGCAGCTGGGTAGATGTAGTCCTCCCCACTGTTCCCCTCAAAGCCCCCACCCCAGACTGCTCTGAGGCATGGTTTCTCCATTTCACTCATCTGGAAATGTATCACAGCCCTTAACCTGCTGTGTCGCTTCAAGGCTTGTGAAGAAGCTAGTGCAGTGCTTCTCGTTCTTCCCTGTTCCACTATTTGTTATACGCATTtaacctatatattttttaaggaacTCAGGCGAAACATTCTGTGTGTTAAGCCTCAGTTCCTTAAAAACATTTAGAAGTATATCTAGTATATTAACTCAAATACACTTGTATTTAGAATATCTTCAACTCAAGTTTATCCCAATGAAAtgagtcacagaaaaaaaaattcagtcttatTATAAGGGCTAATAATGCAGAAACCAAGAGTTTCCTACAGAGCATAAATTCGCTGACATTTCCTTAGTATTTTTCACCAGTGCTTCCCAAATTTTCCAGTTTACAGTCTGCTTTGTAGGAGTAAGAAAGATTCTTGAGCTCTCTTTTCCCACCAGCCCACAGGCCCTTACCATTCCCCCAAATATCAATCAGGAGTAATTGTTTTTTGGGGGCATGGGAAGAAGAAGCTGTCAAATTTGTTGACCTGCTGTTGTGTGCTGCAAGAGGCCATATGTGACTGTTAGTCAGTTTCACCAGCAGTAAGGGAGATAGAGGACAAGGATGGCCAAATGTTTCTGAGTTCGAATAGTATGTTTTTAACATGAGTCCCTCAAACTAAGCAAccttcttctcttatttttctgtttttgagtaaAAGTTTCActcaaaaaattaattctagAAGTCTGAACTGTGTGTTTTCATAACCTAATGGAGATTAACCTTGTCATTGGTTTCATCTAGACCAGTTAATTCACTGGATTAAGTAggtaaatcagaaagaaaaagacaagcaatCTCGCTTGCCTTTTTACAACTTCCCTCTTTCCCAGAGAAAGATCAGTTTGATTAGAGCCAGTCTGCTCAGAGATGTCTGTGctttgtgtaactttttttttattgaggtgaaaGTATCTATAAATTCTTGCTAATTGGCagttacacatacacatatgaaaaATCGTGTAATGATTCTCATTTCCCAAACCAtatgtattccattgtgtatttaatatcatattttgttttgaaatgtatctCAGATTTCTAGGGTTGTatgtttctttattaatcttttttatcCACAAGAAGTGCGTTTGTGGAAGGAAAAAGGAGTGAAACtaagaaaatgatttaatttccttGAAAATGCTCTTCCTTCTAAAATCGGTCCTcagtttgaattttgaatttgttCAATTTTCTGTTCACATATTAgtgaatttaataatttaaattgatttttaaatatagctGCTAATTATTAGACTGGCTTAGAATTATCTGAGTTGCTTTATCATAATGTAGGGTATATTGTTGCAAACATATGTCTGTATTCATTcatccagatttcttttttttgtttgttttgttttgagacagtctcactctgtcgcccaggctggagtgcagtggcacaatctcagctcactgcagcctctgcctccaggttcaagcaattctcctgcctcagcctcccaagtagctgggactacaggtgtgcaccaccgctcCCACTCcctttgatagagacggggtttcgccatgttgaccaggctggtcttgaactcctggcctcaagtgatccgcccgcctcggcctcccaaagtgctgggattataggtatgagccactgcgcccggcctcagctaTTTTCTTAAACTTAAAATGTGTGTTTCATCACAAAAGATGTATTAATTACATTCATATTTACTTATTGTTTCAGAATTAACTCCTAGAAGTCTGACAGGTGGTAGTGCCTTGCAAGCTTTGTGTTAAGAGCTGCTACTGGGGAATATGCCGTTGCTATGCCTTCCACTAGGGTGGCATTGATCTCATTAAGACAGAAATTATATAAGAATACTTTCAATTTGGGagcttaatattttctttccttttactaaaCACTTAAGTGGCTTCTTACTGAGTTTTTCAAAATGCTTTGCTGATTTGCTGACTCTGAGGAAACAAATTGAATGAGACACATTACCTAATGTTGCCTGGATcggcagaaaagaaagagaaaggctgCTTAGGGTTCTGAGGACATCTGTCCAGAACCCCGACAGAGTGATGTTTGAATTTAGTGCCTCTCTTTGTAAACATATAACACGTGCAAAAAGTGTGAAGAAGGCCAAAGGAGGGGGAAAATATAATCTCATCAGTCAGAGAGAATCACCGGTAATATCTGATATATTTCATAGGTGCATTCCTATAAGAATTCAGTTTAGGTTTATTTTACAGAGTTCTGAAcatactatatgtgtgtgtattccatTTAGTATtcgatttttttctttcttttttttttttttttttttgaggcagagtcttgctctgccgcccaggctggagtgcagtggcatgatctcagctcactgcaacctccacctcccgggttcatgccattctcctgcctcagcctcccgagtagctgggactataggcgcgtaccaccacgcctggctaattttttgtatttttagtagagacggggttttaccatattagccaggatggtctcgatctcctgacctcgggatccgccgccttggcctcctaaagtgctgggattacgggcatgagccaccccaccggGCCTAGTATTCgatttttaatttagttatcATAACCCAGGCATTTTTAAGTCATTACAAATGcttcataaacatttattttagtgaCTATACTGTGGCTATACCGTGATTTATCTAATTATTCTAATTAGTTATTTAGGTTGTTTTCTAATTGAGACTATTATAGATACCTTAtgataaagttttttaaaagggaTTTTTATTGAAAGATAATATACACTATTCAgttgtgtgtacatgtatatactatatagcATTTTGAATTTTTCGTGAGCTAACACATGACTAAAACTACTGCGTACATCAATAAATTATCACTAAATGAACACAACCATGTTGTCACTACTCAGGTTAAGAAACAGAACTTTACCAAGTCCCCTAAATATGTCCTCTACCCTCTGCCTTCTAATCActgcttcttccctctttcttgaaGATAATCACTAACCTGACCTTTAAGGCCATAGATCAGTTTTTGCTTTGAATGTCTGTAGCTTGGTTAATCTCATTTAGATTTAGGGTTACAAGATCAAGAAGTATGGATGTTTTAAAGTAACTTATTTCATATAATCAAATTGTCTTCATAAATGCTGTGCCATTTTACCACCACATTGTTAAAAAGTATGAGAAAGACTTTGATTCCTGAGTGTGGAATCGGgaattagaaaggaagagaaattagGGTCAAGTGTAAAGAGAAAAAGTTCTGGACAGTGAATGATAGAACCAAACAGGATCATATTGCCTTAGGGAAATCTCAGCCATCTGtttctaaattctattttatggctTTGAAAGTCCTCTTCTTTACCTGGACATTGCCAGTCATTGTGGCAGAAAGAAACGAGAACGTAGTGAGCCACGTGCTGGCTCTTCATGCACCGGCTCTGGACACAAGTGGCATATGAACTTCTGCCCACTTACATGTCACATTCATGACTAAAGAACAGATATGAGTTCAGTAGAGCCAGGAGTATATAATCCCACAGGGAGAGGtcctacagaaaaggaaacttgaCTACTTGACAATCATACCATGCACCACACTTTGTTTAATATCCTTGTCCCATCCATAAGCAGATGAGATTATTTAGATtgctcatcttttatttttattataaaagtgcTCTCTGGTCTTGAGGGGCCTGCATCTCTGTATAGAATTATACCTTCTGTAATTATTGGTCGGGTGGTTTGCCTGGTGCTAAACTTTTTGAAGTGTGCACTTCTTTTCCAAGAAGAGGCCTGGAAACATCCTTGTTCATTGAGAGGATGGGGAAATGCTAACTTTAGTTTATAAGGTACTTTTGATGGAAAGAAATTCCTCCTTAGGAAGTAAggatttttgtgtgatttttgttttgtttttgttttttgtttgaggcaatgtcttgctctgttacccacgctggagtccagtggtatgatcatagctcactataacctcaactcctgggctcaagcgatcctcccacgccgctcctgagtagttaggactataggctTGTGCtgccatgcgcagctaatttttcttttttgtacaaacaggatcttgctgtattgcccagccTTGAAAATAAGCTTTTTTATAGCTAATTTACACATTCTGCTTACATGTTCCAGGAAAGCTTTCAGTAAATGATTTTCTAGCCTATGCATAATTATACTTACAGGACTGTGGAGGTTTTCTCCCTGGCACAGAAAGGTAACCGGCATGAGTTGTTCACCAAGAGGCTTGCTCCAGGTCATCAGGAACACTGCTTTCAATTGTAGCTAACATCCTGTGCTTCACCCTTTCCTACAGTCAGTTTGCTTCTTCTCTATTGCCATTCTTTGCTACAACAGCTGTTTTGTAGTATTGCTCTAAAACATTATGTTTTgctctcatttctctttctctttatgtcttcATGAAAACATAAATCAGTCAAGATACTCTGTTGTTCAGTTAGAGAAATAGTTGCACAGTGGAGAGGGTAACACAGTTATATTTGATCAGCTTGGATTTAACATGgtgtctctattttatttcccaAAGGTGTCTTCTCTTTAGGGATGGTGAGGTTGGAAAAAGGCTCCTGTAACCCTCCTCCAGGATGAACCACCTGCCAGAAGACATGGAGAACGCTCTCACCGGGAGCCAGAGCTCCCATGCTTCTCTGCGCAACATCCATTCCATCAACCCCACACAACTCATGGCCAGGATTGAGTCCtatgaaggaagggaaaagaaaggcatATCTGATGTCAGGAggactttctgtttgtttgtcaCCTTTGACCTCTTATTTGTAACGTTACTGTGGATAATAGAGTTAAATGTAAGTTGGTGGttctttcatgactttttaaGAAGTGTTTCCAGAGacaacagggtttttttttgttcatttttcttatcatttgtctCATTTAGTAATTTCCGTCTTTTTCCAAATGAAGCCATTGCTGTTCTTCTGCTGATTTGGACCTTTCTTGTTCTTTAGTATTATTGTTTAAGGCAAATGTGGTCAGTTTAAAACTCATGTTGTCTGGgattttgaaatttgaattcCTAGTATTTTGCTCTGTAACAGGAGTTGACAAACTATAGGCTGCAAGACAAATTCAGTAGACttgttttaataaagttttattggaacacagccaggcCTATCtgtttacatattgtttatgGCTGGCCTTTGCACTGAGTAGTTGCagttgaatagttgtgacagagaccctCTGACCcacaaaggcaaaaatatttattctctagtctttttcagaaaaagtttACCCATCCTTCCTCCAGAAAATGTAGGATGCTTTTGGAATATGTTTTAGATGTTTCGTGTACTTTTCTAGTTCCCAGATTTAAGATTTGGCATATGTTTGTTCTTTACTTTCTTGCAAAGAGATTACTTATTTATGTTTCACCAGAAAAGTTGTCCTGGAGACATTCGGAGGTTTATGCAGTTATTCTGTATTACCAACCAATTGTTTAGACCagtactgtccaatagaaatataatgcaaactattaaatatgtaattttaaattctctAGTTACCGcattaataaaaatcagaataaacagatgaaactcatttaatattttttatttaacccagtatatGTGTTTTCGTCCCAAAGCCTTGGCTCTGATTGTTTACATTCCTTACCGACAAATAGGTGAGCTCCTCCAGAAGGTTTTCCTCACAGGCAGAAAGTCTCTGCTTTCCTATTTTCAGCAGTTCATTTATTTCCAGGAAATGTTTGCTAAGACCTGGTTAGTACTAATTATTCcctgttgttgtttatttttagggGGTTACTCTTTGCTAGGCACAGTGCTAGATGCTTTATGAGAATTTATTACAATACAGAAGTTGTGAAAAGATGCTGATTCctgtttgaaaattattttaaattttgtcttttaacagCAAGAAGGAACATCTTAACCTAATTTTTTATTAGTATTCTAATTCATAGCAGTAATTTCAATTCTAAACTCCAATTACTTAATAATTAGGGTCACTgaatctcatttaatttcttcATGAATCCTAACAGAGGACCGAAACTCATTATGAAAGCAGACAGttacattagaaaataatattcGTCCCATAATCACAGTGATGTGGAACATGAGGCCACTGTTAAGTTTCTGTTTacagatttttcttctgttaattttgCACTGTGGGAATGCCTAAGTTTTGTTTATAACCAGACAGGCCAGTGATATGACATAGTAATTTAGAgtttctttttactatttgttctatatatgcacattaaagaaaatattttaatgcatattttaaaggaGTAATATGTTTTCAAAACTATAGCTATGTAATGAGAGATGAAAAGGAaatgcatctctttttttttttgagatggagtcttgctgtgtcacccaggctggagtgcagtggcataatgttggctcactgcaactgctacctcccgggttcaagcagttctcttgcctcagcctccagagtagctgggactgcaggtgcacaccatcacgctctgctaatttttttgtattttcagtagagacagggtttcactatgttctcCACACtgttctctatctcctgacctcatgatccacctgcctcagcctcccgaagtgctgagattataggcatgagccaccgtgtccgacCAGAAATGCACCAGGAAACACAGCAGTAATTTTAAGGGGGCacacttaaaaatcattttaacgtCAACAGCAAGTCCAGGCATTCATTGCTTTGGCTGCTTATATCACTATGTGCCATTAAATGAGGAAAGTCATGGGGCAGAACTGTGGTGGGGTTCATGGGATCACACTTCTCATTTCCCTCCTTTCGGTTTTCTCCAGGGAAATAGAAATGAAGTAGGCTGCCCCCCATTCTTGTTCGCAGACAGGTTATCTATTTACATCTGCATGCAACATGTTCTAAATGAAAAATCACCAGGCCTAGcaatttagaaatgtgtttttatcCTCACTTTTTCACCAACTGCTAGTTTCCCCAGTTGTAAAATTAAAAGATTGAAAAAGGGTATACGATCTTTAAGCAAGAACATCATGACTTTTTTTAGTATGATTGTTTTTCAGTGTCCACTTTCTAGTTCTACTGGTTTTGAATTGTCAATCTTGACCTGGCGTTTTTGCTACACACAGTaccattcattttgttttgttgtctctCTGTAAAACTCTAATCATTCaaatccattattattattttttgtgtctttacatttactgagtgccagaGAACAGGTTTCTAAATCAGGTGTTGCaagctctaccaaaaaaaactaCGTGAAATTTAGAGTTTAGCTGAATAAATATGGCACATAATCTTATACTGCCTTGTGACGTAgtcttaaaagaagaaagaaaatgtcataaagaGTGCTTAGGCCTTTAGAATATGGGGAACCAGCTGTTCTCTGCAATTATAACAATAACCAAAGTACTTTGCCTCCATGTATGACTTCCACCTTAGCCACCTTCCCTCTGTGCTCCGGGGACCTGACTGGCACCATCCCAGCCTTGAGTGTAGGGCTCGGATGAGCCAGAGAAGCCTAACACCACCTTAGTTCATTTTCCTTCTAGAAGATCTTAGGGTTCCTGATCTCTTTTCGGTCAGTTAAAAGGATGGTTTTGATTCTATCCAAGGCCTCTTGGTCCACCTTTGAGTAGACTGATTTCCCAAGTTGGATCTGGAATTAATTATGGCTTGGGTTTCGTGAGGACTCTGTTCCCTCTGCAGACTCTCTCCTAGTCTCTGTAGACAGTATGAACAGGGATCAAAATAGTGACAGTCGAAAGgaatttggctttctttttagcttttgatGCTTGATTGAGATTATGGTTCAAAAAAAGCCTTTATCAGTGCTTAGtgacttttttcttgttattttctaaCTGGTGTACTAGAAAATGTCATAACATTCCTAATTTGACTTAGAGCTTTCGTGACCAGGTCTTTGGCCTTAGGCAAGCTGTTTAATAAGTTCTCTGGGCCTTTTGATCAATTCAGCAAACTAATACTGGTCTTGCCTTCCTCATGGGTCCATGTGAAGATCAAATGGAAAGATGTATACAGCAGCCCCTTTGAAGATACAAAGGTCTGCACAATTACAGGTTGTGTAATTTATTAATAACTAAAATAGATTTGacccagaaaaaggaaaaaaaatgctggttACTGTTTTCTCACTATTGTTACATTTAAGTTTCAGGTACTTATTACCCTGCTAATTCTGATTCTATTACCTCATTCCTATTATGCTCTATAAACTGTGATGACCAAGTATAACAGAAATTCAGATGAGAGAGATCAGTGGCTTGGACTGTTTGAGGGAGTGAATGGAAGAGATGGACTGTGAATTGGATTTGGAATGTGAATTGGATTTGGAAGGATAGGTGGCAGTTAAGATGGGAGGATGATCTGGGAAGGATGATCCTTCAGTGTGGAGCTTGGGGAGAGGGTTTGGAGATCAAGGTGCATGGAAGTACTGAAGCAGGAGTATGTGCTTATGTGTGGGGAGTGTGTGCTCAAGTGCTTGTATTTGGAGGGGACGGGGCAGAGGCCGAGAAAATACCAACCTGACTAGAAAGTAAGGTGCCTATTGGAAATGAAATTGCATAGGTAGGCTGGTGCTAGATTATTCAAGTTATTAAAAGGTATATAGAAGGATTTATGTTTACTGCAATGAAGAGCTGTTACAGATTCTGGAGCAGAATGGACAACGTGATTTTGAGATTTTGCAGAAGTCAGTGACTCAGTCTACATCACAGCCTCCTTGACCTGTCCAGTTGGATGTCTGACTTAACATGCTtcccccaacacatacacacagcttCTTTCCCCCTTCTTCATCAGTAAGCAAACGCAGAGACTCAGACCAAAAGTGAAAACTCATTTTTgacttgcttgtttgttttatatttttcatgctTCATATCCAGTCTAAAAGTAAGTCCTGTCAAATCTGCCtctaaaatacattcaaaatgtgACCACTTCTCTTCTTTTCCACTGTTTCCAGCTTCAACCAAGCCACATTATCACTCATCCAAACTGCACTCCTGGCCGGTCACCTGCATCCGCTCACCATACAATCCATTCTTCTCACAGTAGCCAGGGTAAcctggaaaaaacaaaagtcacatcATGTCACTTTCTGTTACAACTCTTCACTGGCAGGCCAGGACATTTAGAGTAAAATCCAAATGTCGTACCTTGGCTTGCAGAGCCCCCAGAAGCCTCTCAGACTTCCTCCCCATCCTCTGTTCCTGGCTCGTGGTAGATGAGCACACTTGCCTCCTCCTGTTCTCAGTCAGGAATAAGCTCCTTTCTATCTTGGGGCCCTTCTACTAGTCGTTTCTTCTATATGAAATGATtaatttcctttatgtttttgtagaattCAACTTCTTATCTTGCTAGTATCAGTTTAAATGTCTTCATTGTTCTATCACACTGTCCTCCTTCTGTTGTCTGTGTAGCATTTATTTTCCTACTTGCCATCTCTCTCACCTTGCCTGAATATAATCTCCATGAAGACagatattattttgtttactgaagtatttcttatatttagaacagtgcctggtgcataatagatactcagcaaatatttggtgaatggataaagatcATTGTGGCAGTGGTGTGCAGGTGGGACAGATTGGCAGTAAGAACATGAATTCAGAAGCTGTTGCAGGAATGTCATTGAAGGTGGTGGGAATAGGAAGGAAAGAACTAACCTGAGAGTCACTAAAGGAAGGAGTGTGAGAAGACTTGTTGATAGGCTGATTTTATCATCCCCAGTATGCAAAGATGACTCTAAAGTTTCCAGTGATGAAACCTAGAAGAGTAGTACCAGAACTGACTGGGAAGGGATTTTGCGTGAAACTAACGATGGTTTATTTAAGACATCTTGAGCTAgagataaaaattttgaaatgaggATTTAGAGTGTAAGTTAgggatagaaatataaattttagataatGTCTATTTGAAGGCAACTCCAAATCAGAGTATTTTAAAGTATGCAGATACCAGTGAAAAGCTATGGGTTATTTATTGCAAAACTGTATTGGCAGCTTTGATTCCTGTTCTCCCAGGAATCAAGGGGAGGTCTCTAAGTGGTAGAGAACCCCTGTTTGCTATAGGCTGCTTGgaatattcattcttttaatattCTGGATATTGGCAAGTTTCCTCAGTCCGGAGAGACACAGCAATGAGACTAAATGGTTGGGTGTCTTTCAATCAttattcctccttcctcccaggtTTTCAGTTCTATTCATTTGTAAAGGTCTATAGCCAAGCAGGTCTACAGAGGATCCAAGCTAATTACAAAGAAATGTAGACCTCCTTAAGGGATTTTAGGGCACAGGATAGTATTTATGGTATGCTTTCATTTGCataacaaatacaaatatgtGAAATGACATCTAAGCTAAGAATACCCTTCCCTATGGCAACTTTCATTCGAATTTGAACCTGGCAAAGGTGTTCCTTATTGTTTTCCCTCTTATCCAGGTCTCTGGTTAACTGTCCTTCCTTTGGTCCTTTTTCAGGCTCTCTGCATTTGTTTGCCAGGCCCATGCTCTGCATTGGAAATTTGAATTTACTTTTGCATGTCCTGCTCCCTCTGATCAGGCTAATCCAGAGACTCTGACAGTTACCGTGCTTGGGTGCTGCATTAGCTGCCGACACATGTCCCcttacttgattttttaaaagtattaagcTCCATAGTTTAATTTGTCAAATTTTGAACTCGATGATATAAGATTTATTTTGACAGTAGAATTGGGAGAGGACAGAAAGTTGTATCAGGTTTGAGTCTAGTACTGTCCTTATTTTGTTATCTattcatgttaaaaatatatttaaattgataAAAGTGCAGAATGTTAAATgccaggagaaataaaaatgagaaaccgCCACAGAGAATGTTTACACTTCTATCCTGTGTCATGCTAATGGCCATCATTGATGTTTGCCAGGAGGTCAGGGGAGCCATGGCCTTCCAAGACCTAAGACTGTGGAGAGTGATCAGAAAGTGAGGGAGTCCTGGATAAAGGTGAATTGCCTTTAAAAGTATACTTTTGTATGATTGAAGACTTTATcttagaagggaaaaaataattttcttaacattttaattttcccaAATTCTGAACTACAGAAGCTATTATTTTTCACTATACAGttatatctgttgaatgaatgaattcagaaTTGAGGAATCAGAAAGTGCTATCCAGCCCTTTTCTATTAAAATGAGAGTTCTTTTCTTCCGTACTTTAACATTTCTGGGTTCTAAGAAGATAGGCAGGAAAGTTGGATAGGAAATCTTACCCTTGTGTTTTAATTCCACACATAAACCTCTCCTTGTTTTTGCTTCTTACTCTCCTTGCTAGGTGAATGGAGGCATTGAGAACACATTAGAGAAGGAGGTGATGCAGTATGACTACTATTCTTCgtattttgatatatttgtaaGTATTATGTTTCATTTCAGATGTGGTAAAACTGACCCAAAAGGCAGATTTCCTCTAAATAGACTTCAAATTCCAtgcccttttttcctcttttgaacactgaccatattttccttttcttttaattcccCACCATTCaatgctctctctctctaaataagGAATTATCTGACCatctcaaggaaataaaagattaatGACAGATAAGGGAGGGCAGCATAAGGAGCCGTTCCTATTTTCTTGTTGGAGAGCCTTTATTCTTTCAAATGACTGAAATAGAACCTATTGACATATCTAGTCACTGAAAGGAAAATTCACCTATTTATATAATAGGATGATAAaaatgccatcttttttttttcttgccttgttctttctttcataaagGGAGATTAATGTGAGACCTAATTTGCTATTACATTAAGTTCTAGAGCAGGGATTCCCAAATGCTGGTCTACAGACCAGTGCCAGTCCCTGGTAGTTTCCAGCTAAATCACAATAATGAAGACAGTCTGGTAAGTTCTTCATAAAGCTATgtcatttttgtgtatattttttaaaaatatctctttcttttcttgctttcagcTTTTGGCAGTTTTTCGATTTAAAGTGTTAATACTTGCATATGCTGTGTGCAGATTGCGCCACTGGTGGGCAATAGCGGTGAGTATGCCCTGCTTGAGTGGGTCATCGCCTCCAGTGCTGGTGGCCAGGTGCTGTTCTCTACAGGCCTGGGCTGGAGAAGATACAGTTCTAATGCAGGTGGAATCCCACTAGCTTTCCTGAGTCCCGTTTCCTCCATATCTAAGTAGGTTTAATACTCCAGGACTTCTTTCCAGTGTTAATGAGTAACTAGATTTGTCTCTTGGTGCTGAGCCAAATGAGGAATCTAGAAGCCCAACAGTGATTATTGGCCAAGCACCAAGCCACCCTCtactttattttgcaaataagagATGGGAGTAATACATCTGTCACAGAGATATTTGGAAAATGTCTTATTTGGTTGAAACTGCTTAGTGACTGTTTTTCATGATATGGTCCGTACTTATTTAGATAATTGCCTTAgccccttctttcttccccacaACCCCCCATCTTGGAGGGAAAAGCTCTCAATCTTTCTGTTGTTGCCTTGGGCTTCTCAAGGACAAGGACTTTTTTACTCCTCTGTTTCCTTGCATCTAGCACAGAGAGCTTTGgtattcttaataaatatttagagatTGATAGAATTGCTAGCAATTCTGCCTGACAGTTGTCTGAATATTTGCCTTTTGCACAGCTTTAGTAAGTCAATTCTGTGGGAAGAAAATGTGGAGCTCCTCAGACTAGAGAGAACTGCTCAGAAATAACCTGCAGTTCTGCCATTAGAAAGC
This window harbors:
- the STARD3NL gene encoding STARD3 N-terminal-like protein, which encodes MNHLPEDMENALTGSQSSHASLRNIHSINPTQLMARIESYEGREKKGISDVRRTFCLFVTFDLLFVTLLWIIELNVNGGIENTLEKEVMQYDYYSSYFDIFLLAVFRFKVLILAYAVCRLRHWWAIALTTAVTSAFLLAKVILSKLFSQGAFGYVLPIISFILAWIETWFLDFKVLPQEAEEENRLLIVQDASERAALIPGGLSDGQFYSPPESEAGSEEAEEKQDSEKPLLEL